The Streptomyces spororaveus genome includes a region encoding these proteins:
- a CDS encoding HAD family hydrolase — protein MSPAPFPYKLVATDLDGTLLRGDDTVSERTREALVAATAAGAAHIVVTGRAVPWTRHVLDDLGYKGIAVCGQGAQVYDAGAHRLLTSVTLDRQLAGLALSKLEAEVGPLALAASRDGVDGEVLFGPGYQVQEGLPAVYLDDTKALWTAPLNKLYIQHPELDDDTLVKMARATVGSLVDIVMAGPGIVEILPLGLTKATGLSLAARRLKVKAAETIAFGDMPNDIPMFGWAAHGVAMANAHAELKAVADEVTTSNDEDGIAVVLERLLGAA, from the coding sequence GTGAGCCCGGCCCCGTTCCCGTACAAGCTCGTCGCGACCGATCTCGACGGCACACTGCTGCGTGGCGACGACACCGTCTCGGAACGCACCCGTGAAGCGCTCGTCGCGGCCACCGCGGCGGGCGCGGCGCACATCGTCGTCACCGGCCGGGCCGTGCCCTGGACCCGGCACGTGCTGGACGATCTCGGCTACAAGGGGATCGCCGTCTGCGGGCAGGGCGCCCAGGTCTACGACGCGGGCGCGCACCGGCTGCTGACCTCGGTGACGCTGGACCGGCAGCTGGCCGGTCTGGCGCTGTCGAAGCTGGAGGCCGAGGTCGGCCCGCTGGCCCTCGCGGCCAGCCGGGACGGGGTGGACGGCGAGGTGCTGTTCGGGCCCGGGTACCAGGTGCAGGAAGGCCTTCCGGCCGTATACCTGGACGACACCAAGGCGCTCTGGACCGCTCCGCTGAACAAGCTCTACATCCAGCACCCGGAGCTGGACGACGACACGCTCGTCAAGATGGCCCGGGCGACCGTCGGCAGCCTGGTCGACATCGTGATGGCGGGCCCCGGCATCGTCGAGATCCTGCCGCTGGGCCTGACCAAGGCCACGGGCCTGTCGCTGGCCGCGCGCCGGCTGAAGGTGAAGGCGGCGGAGACGATCGCCTTCGGTGACATGCCCAACGACATCCCGATGTTCGGCTGGGCCGCGCACGGGGTGGCGATGGCCAACGCCCATGCCGAGCTCAAGGCCGTGGCCGACGAGGTGACGACCTCCAACGACGAGGACGGCATCGCGGTGGTGCTGGAGCGTCTGCTGGGCGCCGCGTAG
- the serS gene encoding serine--tRNA ligase, with product MIDLRLLREDPDRVRASQRARGEDVELVDALLSADERRRSSGMRFDELRNEQKSLGKLIPKASPEERAELLKKAEQLKQDVKAAEAEQNEADEAAKQLLLQLGNIVHEDVPVGGEEDFTVLETLGTIRDFATEGFEPKDHLELGELLGAIDVERGAKVSGSRFYYLTGVGALLELALVNAAIAQATEAGFIPMLTPALVRPRAMEGTGFLGQAAENVYHLEKDDFYLVGTSEVPLAAYHMDEIIDAEKLPLRYAGFSPCFRREAGTYGKDTRGIFRVHQFDKVEMFSYVAPEDAEAEHQRLLEWEKQWLTSLELPFQVIDVATGDLGSSASRKFDCEAWIPTQGKYRELTSASNCNSFQARRLSIRYRDGKKTQPLSTLNGTLCAVPRTIVAILENHQQADGSVRVPPVLRPYLGGREVLEPITK from the coding sequence GTGATTGACCTCCGGCTGCTCCGTGAAGACCCTGACCGTGTCCGCGCCTCGCAGCGCGCCCGTGGAGAGGACGTCGAACTCGTCGACGCGCTGCTCTCCGCCGACGAGCGCCGCAGGTCCTCCGGCATGCGCTTCGACGAACTGCGCAATGAGCAGAAGTCCCTCGGCAAGCTCATCCCCAAGGCCTCCCCCGAGGAGCGGGCCGAGCTGCTCAAGAAGGCCGAGCAGCTCAAGCAGGACGTCAAGGCCGCCGAGGCCGAGCAGAACGAGGCCGACGAAGCCGCCAAGCAGCTTCTCCTCCAGCTCGGCAACATCGTCCACGAGGACGTCCCGGTCGGCGGCGAAGAGGACTTCACCGTCCTGGAGACGCTCGGCACCATCCGCGACTTCGCCACCGAGGGCTTCGAGCCCAAGGACCACCTGGAACTCGGCGAACTGCTGGGCGCCATCGACGTCGAGCGCGGCGCCAAGGTCTCCGGCTCGCGCTTCTACTACCTGACCGGTGTGGGCGCCCTGCTGGAGCTGGCGCTGGTCAACGCGGCCATCGCCCAGGCCACCGAGGCCGGCTTCATCCCGATGCTGACCCCGGCGCTGGTCCGCCCGCGCGCCATGGAGGGCACCGGCTTCCTCGGCCAGGCCGCGGAGAACGTGTACCACCTGGAGAAGGACGACTTCTACCTGGTCGGCACCTCCGAGGTCCCCCTCGCCGCGTACCACATGGACGAGATCATCGACGCCGAGAAGCTGCCGCTGCGGTACGCCGGCTTCTCCCCGTGCTTCCGCCGCGAGGCCGGCACGTACGGCAAGGACACCCGCGGCATCTTCCGCGTCCACCAGTTCGACAAGGTCGAGATGTTCTCGTACGTCGCGCCGGAGGACGCCGAGGCCGAGCACCAGCGGCTCCTGGAATGGGAGAAGCAGTGGCTGACCAGCCTGGAGCTGCCGTTCCAGGTGATCGACGTCGCCACCGGTGACCTGGGCTCCTCCGCCTCCCGCAAGTTCGACTGCGAGGCGTGGATCCCCACCCAGGGCAAGTACCGCGAGCTGACCTCGGCCTCGAACTGCAACAGCTTCCAGGCCCGCCGCCTGTCGATCCGCTACCGCGACGGCAAGAAGACCCAGCCGCTGTCCACGCTGAACGGCACGCTGTGCGCCGTACCGCGCACGATCGTCGCGATCCTCGAGAACCACCAGCAGGCCGATGGTTCGGTACGGGTGCCCCCGGTGCTCCGTCCCTACCTCGGCGGCCGCGAGGTCCTGGAGCCGATCACCAAGTGA
- the pheA gene encoding prephenate dehydratase: MSATRFTYLGPEGTFTEAALRTLPEAATRELVPMVSVPAALDAVRNGEAAAALVPIENSVEGGVTATLDELASGEPLMIYREVLLPITFALLVRPGTALSDVKTVTGHPVAQPQVRNWLRANLPDAVWESAASNADGARLVQEGRFDAAFAGEFAAATYGLVPLVTEIHDAENAETRFVLVGRPARPAAPTGADKTSVVLWLGDDHPGALLELLQEFAVRGVNLMLIQSRPTGQGIGNYCFAVDAEGHISDRRVSEALMGLKRTCPQVRFLGSYPRAGVAQSDVRAPRPGTSDGDFTAASDWLGRCLDGRA; this comes from the coding sequence ATGTCAGCCACCCGCTTCACGTATCTCGGTCCCGAGGGCACCTTCACCGAGGCCGCTCTGCGCACCCTGCCGGAAGCCGCGACCCGGGAACTCGTCCCGATGGTGTCGGTCCCGGCCGCCCTGGACGCCGTGCGCAACGGCGAGGCGGCCGCCGCCCTCGTCCCGATCGAGAACTCGGTGGAGGGCGGGGTCACCGCCACCCTCGACGAGCTGGCCTCGGGCGAGCCGCTGATGATCTACCGCGAGGTGCTGCTCCCCATCACCTTCGCGCTGCTCGTGCGCCCCGGGACCGCCCTGTCGGACGTCAAGACCGTCACCGGGCACCCGGTCGCCCAGCCGCAGGTGCGCAACTGGCTGCGCGCGAACCTGCCCGACGCGGTGTGGGAGTCGGCCGCCTCGAACGCCGACGGCGCCCGGCTGGTCCAGGAGGGCCGCTTCGACGCCGCCTTCGCGGGCGAGTTCGCCGCCGCCACCTACGGGCTCGTCCCGCTGGTGACCGAGATCCACGACGCGGAGAACGCCGAGACCCGGTTCGTGCTGGTGGGGCGCCCGGCCCGGCCGGCCGCGCCGACCGGCGCGGACAAGACCTCCGTCGTGCTGTGGCTCGGCGACGACCACCCTGGTGCGCTGCTGGAGCTCCTGCAGGAATTCGCGGTGCGCGGGGTGAACCTGATGCTGATCCAGTCCCGTCCGACCGGCCAGGGCATCGGCAACTACTGCTTCGCCGTCGACGCCGAGGGGCACATCTCCGACCGGCGGGTCAGCGAGGCGCTCATGGGCCTCAAGCGGACCTGTCCCCAGGTCCGCTTCCTCGGGTCCTACCCGCGCGCCGGTGTCGCTCAGAGTGATGTCCGGGCTCCTCGGCCCGGAACCTCCGACGGTGACTTCACGGCCGCCTCCGACTGGCTGGGGCGTTGCCTCGACGGGCGGGCGTAG
- the efeB gene encoding iron uptake transporter deferrochelatase/peroxidase subunit — MAYRRDRPHLGHRPDHRPEDREDRLISVTESNPDIEISRRRLLGTVGAAGAVGIGLGATGGALAHSVLADSGSGSAPGSAGGLASLGATQVAFHGDHQAGITTPLQAKGHLVAFDLAAGAGRTEAAALLRRWSDTARRLMAGEPAASSDSGIALDAGPSSLTVTFGFGHSFFERTGLTARRPAALDPLPDFSSDRLDAQRSNGDLWVQIGADDGLVAFHALRALQKDAGEAARVRWQMNGFNRSPGATGTPMTARNLMGQIDGTGNPKPSEPDFDKRIFVPGAGPGPAEHAWMAGGSYAVVRRIRMLLDDWDKQSTAQQEQVIGRTKATGAPLTGGGETTEMALDKIGPDGKPVIPSNAHARISAPEQNGGAAMLRRPFSFHDGIGPDGAPDAGLLFICWQADPLRGFVPVQRKLDRGDALSQFIRHESSGLYAVPPGPRSGEYVGQRLLEG, encoded by the coding sequence ATGGCGTATCGACGTGACCGTCCGCACCTCGGACATCGACCAGACCACCGTCCAGAAGACCGTGAAGATCGGCTGATCAGCGTGACCGAGAGCAACCCCGACATCGAGATCTCCCGGCGCAGGCTGCTGGGTACCGTCGGCGCCGCAGGCGCCGTCGGGATCGGCCTCGGAGCAACAGGCGGCGCCCTGGCGCACTCCGTGCTCGCCGACTCCGGAAGCGGCTCCGCGCCCGGCTCGGCAGGCGGCCTGGCCTCCCTCGGCGCCACCCAGGTGGCCTTCCACGGGGACCACCAGGCCGGCATCACCACCCCGCTGCAGGCCAAGGGGCACCTCGTCGCCTTCGACCTCGCCGCCGGAGCGGGGCGTACGGAGGCCGCCGCGCTGCTGCGGCGCTGGTCCGACACCGCCCGACGGCTGATGGCGGGCGAGCCGGCAGCCTCCTCCGACAGCGGGATCGCCCTGGACGCCGGTCCGTCCTCCCTCACCGTCACCTTCGGCTTCGGCCACTCCTTCTTCGAGCGCACCGGCCTCACCGCGCGCCGCCCCGCCGCGCTCGACCCGCTGCCGGACTTCTCCTCCGACCGGCTGGACGCCCAGCGCAGCAACGGCGACCTGTGGGTCCAGATCGGCGCCGACGACGGTCTCGTCGCCTTCCACGCCCTGCGGGCTCTGCAGAAGGACGCCGGAGAGGCCGCTCGCGTCCGCTGGCAGATGAACGGCTTCAACCGGTCTCCCGGCGCCACCGGCACGCCGATGACCGCACGCAACCTGATGGGCCAGATCGACGGAACCGGCAATCCGAAGCCCTCGGAGCCCGACTTCGACAAGCGGATCTTCGTACCCGGCGCGGGCCCCGGACCCGCCGAGCACGCCTGGATGGCCGGGGGCTCGTACGCCGTCGTCCGGCGCATCCGCATGCTCCTCGACGACTGGGACAAGCAGTCCACCGCCCAGCAGGAGCAGGTCATCGGCCGTACGAAGGCCACCGGTGCCCCCCTGACCGGCGGTGGCGAGACCACCGAGATGGCGCTCGACAAAATCGGCCCCGACGGGAAGCCCGTCATCCCGTCCAACGCCCACGCCCGGATCTCCGCCCCCGAGCAGAACGGCGGGGCGGCGATGCTGCGGCGGCCCTTCTCCTTCCACGACGGGATCGGCCCCGACGGCGCTCCCGACGCGGGGCTCCTCTTCATCTGCTGGCAGGCCGATCCGCTGCGCGGATTCGTACCCGTACAGCGCAAGCTCGACCGCGGCGACGCGCTGTCGCAATTCATCCGGCACGAGTCCAGCGGCCTGTACGCGGTCCCGCCCGGCCCCCGCAGCGGCGAGTACGTGGGGCAGCGGCTGCTCGAAGGATGA